A genomic stretch from Candidatus Brocadiaceae bacterium includes:
- a CDS encoding helix-hairpin-helix domain-containing protein: protein MNMTRKQLFVIFFLTTTLFIGTILKTGIDYHWWLPKTEITSRLKPEDIKSTLDINHASWYELVLLPKLGEVKARAIVAYREKHGAFQTVEELSRVKGIGPSILDAINDHITIGSNTVSVQLKRGEE from the coding sequence ATGAACATGACACGAAAACAACTCTTCGTTATCTTCTTTTTAACTACGACATTATTTATCGGCACAATCCTGAAGACCGGCATCGACTATCATTGGTGGCTTCCAAAGACAGAGATCACAAGTCGCCTGAAACCAGAAGACATAAAAAGCACATTAGACATTAACCATGCCTCATGGTATGAATTGGTCCTGCTACCAAAATTAGGAGAAGTAAAGGCACGGGCAATCGTTGCCTATCGGGAAAAACATGGCGCATTCCAAACAGTAGAGGAGCTATCTCGTGTAAAGGGCATTGGGCCATCCATTTTAGATGCGATTAATGACCATATAACAATTGGATCAAACACGGTAAGCGTCCAGCTAAAACGCGGAGAAGAATAA
- a CDS encoding AI-2E family transporter: MGNDQQKILENMWIRVLLIGFIMFIICTLCYYLKSTLISLLLAFIVAYICNPVICFFERTKFPFSQRYLPRTAGIVLLVMLLFLTTAGFLTYAVPKTVTGINQVGTMVMKQYPKYQNLLDSWIKKYKNTAFFQSIKLQITEDLEEIHSTGMQGDTEQKLPPAQQTQMGKESRLQQQQAVKAAWAYKKYFPQAANILFNVLRTVFFSTFGLIGVVMNFIIFSIVSVYLLKDFNKISKGMKSLFPLSKRETAIRLLSQINDNLRSFLRGQLAISLILSFVYSTGLTLAGIPLSFLLGFIGGFGNMIPYVGTGIGLVLASALALFQFHDFAHLLYTFMTFGIGQLLEGTVITPRIMGKGLGLSPVMVILSLIIFSQLFGFLGLLLAIPITSTIKVFIDEFFLRYKTSTFYKG; the protein is encoded by the coding sequence ATGGGAAACGACCAACAGAAAATATTAGAAAACATGTGGATACGTGTACTACTCATTGGTTTTATCATGTTTATTATTTGTACACTCTGTTATTATCTGAAAAGTACACTTATCTCCCTTTTGCTGGCATTTATTGTTGCATATATATGCAATCCTGTAATCTGCTTTTTTGAACGAACAAAGTTCCCTTTTTCTCAAAGGTACCTACCCAGAACTGCGGGAATCGTTTTGCTGGTGATGCTTCTCTTCTTAACTACAGCAGGATTTTTGACGTATGCAGTCCCGAAGACTGTTACCGGAATCAACCAGGTTGGCACTATGGTTATGAAACAATATCCAAAGTATCAAAATCTACTTGATTCCTGGATCAAGAAATATAAAAACACCGCCTTTTTCCAATCAATAAAATTGCAGATAACAGAAGACCTTGAAGAAATACACTCCACAGGAATGCAAGGAGATACCGAACAAAAACTCCCACCTGCCCAACAGACACAAATGGGAAAAGAATCACGGTTGCAACAACAACAGGCGGTAAAGGCCGCCTGGGCATACAAAAAATATTTCCCTCAGGCAGCCAATATCCTTTTCAACGTCCTCAGAACTGTCTTCTTCAGCACCTTTGGACTTATAGGTGTTGTTATGAATTTTATCATTTTCAGCATCGTATCTGTTTACCTGCTTAAGGATTTTAATAAAATCTCCAAAGGGATGAAATCCCTTTTTCCTTTGTCAAAACGCGAGACAGCGATACGCCTCCTGTCACAAATAAACGACAATCTCCGATCATTTCTCCGAGGTCAACTTGCCATTTCTCTTATCCTTTCTTTCGTTTACAGCACGGGCTTGACTCTTGCAGGTATCCCACTATCCTTTCTTTTGGGTTTTATTGGGGGCTTTGGCAATATGATTCCATACGTAGGCACCGGAATCGGTCTTGTGCTTGCCTCTGCCCTCGCACTCTTCCAGTTTCACGATTTTGCACATCTGCTGTACACGTTCATGACTTTTGGTATAGGACAGTTACTTGAAGGAACGGTAATAACGCCTCGAATCATGGGGAAAGGACTTGGTTTAAGCCCTGTGATGGTAATTCTTTCACTCATTATTTTCAGCCAACTGTTCGGTTTTTTGGGTCTGTTGCTGGCCATACCGATTACCTCAACGATAAAAGTATTCATCGACGAATTCTTTCTGAGATATAAAACTTCAACGTTTTACAAAGGTTAA
- the uvrB gene encoding excinuclease ABC subunit UvrB — protein sequence MSSFKLISPFAPQGDQPHAIQQLVDNYKKNFSSQTLLGVTGSGKTFTMANVIAALGKPTLVMTHNKTLAAQLYSEFKGFFPENAVGYFVSYYDYYQPEAYIPQRDIYIEKEATINQEIDRLRLSATSSLMLRKDVIIVASVSCIYGLGSPEEYQEMYVHVNKGDSVERNRLLRKFITIQYERNDIQFVRGSLRVRGDVIEIFPAYEEVAYRIELYGDEIEKISMINPTTGNSLQEIQDLSIYPAKHFVMPEGKIEGIVKSIEEELNERLKELRSREKFQEAQRLEARTCYDMEMLREIGYCHGIENYSRHLSGRAPGERPYSLFDYFPKDFFLIVDESHVSIPQIGGMYHGDRARKQILVEYGFRLPSALDNRPLRFDEWETRIHKILFVSATPGPYEMQKCHGRIVEQVIRPTGLLDPVIHVKPAKNQIEDLLKQIKKRVQKNERVLVTTLTKRLAEDLSDYIKDEGLKGMYLHSEINAIERVTILRDLRMGKFDVLVGVNLLREGLDLPEVSFVAILDADKEGFLRSETSLIQTIGRAARNVNAEVILYADETTKSMQRAIDETKRRRMLQTAYNKKHRITPTTIRKEIKKGIEYEVSASKLVYEAVAENEEEYITQEFLKELEEEMLLAAEALEFERAAALRDRIQTIKSKVTIKQ from the coding sequence ATGTCTTCCTTCAAATTGATTTCTCCCTTTGCGCCCCAGGGAGACCAGCCTCACGCAATACAACAATTAGTTGACAATTATAAAAAAAATTTTTCCAGCCAAACCCTTTTGGGTGTTACCGGATCAGGCAAGACCTTCACCATGGCCAATGTAATTGCAGCCTTGGGAAAACCCACTCTCGTAATGACTCACAATAAAACCCTTGCGGCTCAACTTTACAGCGAGTTCAAGGGATTCTTTCCGGAAAATGCCGTAGGGTATTTCGTCAGTTACTATGATTACTATCAACCTGAAGCATATATACCACAACGAGACATCTACATCGAAAAAGAAGCCACTATTAACCAGGAAATCGACCGACTTCGCCTCTCGGCTACCAGCTCTCTCATGTTACGGAAAGATGTCATTATCGTTGCCAGTGTCTCCTGTATCTATGGCCTTGGATCTCCTGAAGAATACCAGGAGATGTATGTTCATGTAAATAAAGGAGATTCCGTTGAGCGAAACAGGCTCCTGAGAAAATTCATTACTATTCAATACGAACGCAATGATATTCAATTTGTACGCGGTTCATTACGCGTACGCGGGGATGTCATTGAAATTTTTCCCGCGTATGAAGAGGTTGCTTACCGGATAGAATTATACGGTGATGAAATTGAAAAAATTTCCATGATTAATCCCACAACGGGAAATTCGCTGCAGGAGATACAAGATTTGTCCATATACCCCGCAAAACACTTTGTCATGCCGGAAGGAAAGATCGAAGGAATAGTAAAGTCCATCGAAGAGGAACTCAATGAGCGCCTGAAAGAGCTTCGTTCCCGGGAAAAATTCCAGGAAGCCCAACGCCTTGAAGCTCGCACTTGCTATGATATGGAAATGCTTCGCGAGATAGGCTATTGTCATGGCATAGAGAATTATTCGAGACATCTCAGTGGTCGCGCTCCCGGCGAACGACCATATTCACTTTTTGATTACTTCCCGAAAGACTTCTTTCTCATTGTCGATGAATCTCATGTCTCTATTCCACAGATAGGAGGCATGTATCACGGCGACCGGGCGCGAAAACAGATCCTTGTTGAATACGGATTCCGATTACCTTCCGCACTGGACAATCGTCCTTTACGGTTTGACGAATGGGAAACACGCATCCATAAGATCCTTTTTGTCTCTGCCACTCCCGGCCCCTACGAAATGCAAAAATGTCATGGAAGAATCGTTGAACAGGTAATCCGCCCAACAGGCCTTTTAGATCCTGTCATCCATGTAAAACCGGCAAAAAACCAGATTGAAGACTTATTAAAACAGATTAAGAAAAGGGTACAAAAAAACGAACGGGTACTGGTAACCACATTAACAAAACGACTCGCAGAGGATTTGAGTGACTATATCAAGGATGAAGGACTAAAGGGCATGTACCTCCATTCCGAGATAAACGCCATAGAAAGGGTAACGATCCTGAGAGATCTGCGCATGGGAAAATTTGATGTCCTGGTAGGTGTCAATCTGCTGAGAGAAGGTCTGGACCTCCCAGAAGTCTCGTTCGTTGCTATCCTGGATGCGGATAAAGAAGGCTTTTTGCGATCAGAAACTTCTTTAATACAAACCATTGGCAGGGCTGCCCGGAATGTAAATGCCGAGGTAATCTTATATGCAGACGAAACAACGAAATCCATGCAACGGGCCATCGATGAAACCAAACGCCGCAGGATGCTGCAAACAGCATATAATAAGAAGCATCGCATTACCCCCACGACCATACGAAAAGAGATCAAAAAAGGCATTGAATACGAAGTTTCAGCAAGCAAGTTGGTCTACGAAGCTGTCGCCGAAAATGAAGAAGAATACATTACCCAGGAATTTCTGAAGGAACTGGAAGAAGAAATGCTTCTGGCCGCAGAAGCATTAGAATTTGAACGGGCAGCGGCATTACGGGACAGGATACAAACGATAAAGTCAAAGGTAACGATAAAACAATAA
- a CDS encoding cytidine/deoxycytidylate deaminase family protein, translated as MRYFLDFVSGSEMPKRPSWDEYFLRITREIAPRATCLRRQVGALLVKDKHILTTGYNGAPSGLDHCLDIGCLREQLKIPSGERHELCRGLHAEMNALIQAAHYGIKISGATLYSTTFPCSLCAKMLVNAGVKRIVTMKDYPDSMAKEILSAANVEVEIISEDALEKE; from the coding sequence ATGAGATATTTTCTGGATTTTGTATCGGGAAGTGAAATGCCCAAAAGGCCGTCATGGGACGAGTATTTTTTAAGAATTACCAGAGAGATAGCGCCGCGAGCGACTTGTTTGCGGAGGCAGGTTGGAGCGCTCCTCGTGAAGGACAAGCACATTTTAACAACAGGATACAACGGCGCGCCAAGCGGACTGGACCATTGTCTGGATATTGGCTGCCTGCGGGAACAACTAAAAATTCCTTCCGGAGAACGGCACGAGCTCTGCAGGGGTCTGCATGCTGAGATGAATGCCTTGATTCAGGCTGCGCATTATGGCATAAAAATTTCCGGGGCGACATTATACAGTACAACCTTTCCCTGTTCCCTGTGTGCCAAGATGCTGGTGAATGCCGGGGTAAAACGCATTGTGACGATGAAAGATTATCCAGACTCCATGGCGAAGGAAATTCTTTCCGCGGCGAATGTGGAAGTTGAAATTATCAGTGAGGATGCACTTGAGAAAGAATAA
- the mnmE gene encoding tRNA uridine-5-carboxymethylaminomethyl(34) synthesis GTPase MnmE, with protein MFSGMQDTIIAVSTSSGRSLHAIIRISGSEAISSITGLFSSNPALDLNEVPTYTTIHGHLYSTEESVAIPVVLYIMKFPYSYTKEDIVEIHTFGSPPVLEMLLRTILSKGSHEKRTIRLAQPGEFTKRAFLHGRIDLAQAEATMRIIRAQTDGELRVAVAHLTGDTSLQIKRLREEMISLCSQIEAAIDFFDQDIELLSEKELMNGLEMIEKNTLHLLSQAEKGKLVLEGIDTVLFGKPNVGKSSLINALLEKERVIVSHISGTTRDIVTDVLGVEGVQFKLKDTAGIDKTSCAVMIEAMGKARAHMEGAQIIVLVFDVNVDIREQWQSLLLNELPENVIVVMNKCDLQKNSHDTELPIELKPYPVIYTSVVTGEGIESLKETFVKSVLENQVKLLGHHPIFTVRQRGVLQRSLQSIHQAIESLKNAMSYECIASDIRTALDILGEIGGEVTTEDILDEIFSGFCIGK; from the coding sequence ATGTTTTCCGGAATGCAGGACACGATCATTGCTGTTTCTACCTCTTCGGGAAGATCTCTGCATGCAATTATTAGAATCAGCGGGTCCGAGGCCATTTCGAGTATCACAGGCCTCTTTTCTTCTAACCCCGCCCTTGACTTAAACGAAGTTCCTACCTATACCACGATACATGGTCACCTGTATTCTACAGAAGAGTCTGTTGCTATACCCGTAGTGTTATATATTATGAAATTCCCCTATTCTTACACAAAAGAGGATATTGTGGAAATCCACACCTTTGGCTCTCCGCCGGTCCTGGAGATGCTCTTGCGGACAATTTTGTCAAAAGGTTCTCATGAGAAGAGAACTATAAGGCTTGCACAACCGGGAGAATTTACAAAACGGGCCTTTTTACATGGCCGGATAGACCTTGCCCAGGCGGAGGCAACAATGCGTATCATCAGGGCACAAACAGATGGAGAATTGAGGGTGGCGGTGGCTCATCTTACCGGTGATACTTCTCTACAGATTAAACGCCTCCGTGAGGAAATGATATCCCTCTGTTCACAGATTGAGGCGGCAATTGATTTTTTTGATCAGGATATTGAGTTGTTGTCTGAAAAAGAACTTATGAATGGTTTAGAGATGATAGAGAAAAATACTTTGCACCTTCTCTCCCAGGCTGAAAAGGGAAAGCTTGTCTTAGAGGGGATTGATACGGTGCTGTTTGGAAAACCGAATGTGGGAAAATCGAGCTTAATTAACGCCCTTTTGGAAAAGGAACGCGTCATTGTCAGTCATATATCAGGAACGACACGGGATATCGTTACTGATGTGTTGGGGGTTGAAGGTGTTCAGTTTAAACTTAAAGATACTGCAGGAATAGATAAAACAAGTTGTGCTGTAATGATCGAGGCTATGGGAAAAGCACGTGCCCATATGGAAGGAGCTCAGATAATCGTACTGGTTTTTGATGTCAATGTCGATATTCGTGAGCAGTGGCAGTCTCTGTTACTGAATGAATTGCCGGAAAATGTTATTGTTGTGATGAACAAGTGTGATCTGCAAAAAAACAGTCACGATACAGAATTGCCTATTGAATTGAAACCATATCCGGTGATATATACTTCTGTTGTTACCGGTGAGGGAATAGAAAGTCTGAAAGAAACATTCGTAAAAAGTGTCCTGGAAAATCAGGTGAAGCTTTTGGGTCATCATCCAATTTTTACTGTGCGCCAGCGGGGGGTGCTGCAACGTTCTCTTCAATCAATCCACCAGGCTATTGAGTCACTAAAAAATGCTATGAGCTATGAATGTATTGCTTCGGATATACGTACAGCGCTGGATATTCTTGGTGAGATAGGAGGAGAGGTCACCACAGAAGATATTTTAGATGAGATATTTTCTGGATTTTGTATCGGGAAGTGA
- the yidC gene encoding membrane protein insertase YidC, whose product MDKRSLIALIVCGLIMILYFPFILPMLSKRTENTQEGFLLEETDEIKTEEKQRSLSLLPSQSAVPQADISLEDVVIENELVRTVWTNEGAALKSIQLKEFKAVDTKNTLDLVKSVDTGYLPLAIDTIFQETNFRNHRYSIADRSGGKITFSTSLGDGVNLVKTVSLPYDKYHVSMDVIIENNTDAEVDLAYTIIASSMITHEGEPSTDMAAVTGVDMENNRIKLVKTAPKSFPSQNESRGIVWTGSMNKYFATVLKPESSNWIESVNAQAFDAHGALSNEKATQGDFLVRLQTNNLRVPPHNIIKHTYLYFIGPKKEDVLVQYDTLSSLLSYGWLNSISKALLGFLNAVHRVIPNYGISIIILTIIIKACLFPLTRKSQVSMFKMQQLQPLINQLKEKYKDKQRVGKEQMLLFKKHGVNPMSGCLPMLLQLPVFFALFRTLQLSFEMRQAPFVLWINDLSRPDTLLLLPFTIPFLGNTLNILPLIMTGASFAQMKITPKSPAADPQAQAQQKMMSFMPIMFAFILYKMPSGLTLYWTTSTIFSIIESIFIRKSTKKLKINHP is encoded by the coding sequence ATGGACAAAAGGTCTCTTATTGCACTTATCGTTTGTGGGTTAATTATGATATTGTATTTTCCCTTTATTTTGCCCATGCTTTCTAAAAGAACGGAAAATACTCAAGAAGGGTTTCTTTTGGAAGAAACAGATGAAATTAAAACAGAAGAAAAGCAAAGGTCTTTGTCTCTGTTACCTTCACAATCTGCAGTGCCTCAGGCAGATATTTCTCTGGAAGATGTGGTTATTGAGAATGAACTGGTAAGGACGGTGTGGACGAATGAAGGTGCGGCTCTTAAATCTATCCAACTGAAAGAATTTAAGGCCGTGGACACAAAAAACACCCTGGATTTAGTGAAAAGTGTTGATACTGGATATTTACCCCTTGCCATAGATACTATTTTTCAGGAAACAAATTTTCGAAATCATCGGTATAGTATTGCGGACCGAAGCGGTGGAAAGATTACTTTCAGTACAAGTCTCGGGGACGGTGTTAATCTTGTCAAAACGGTTAGCTTGCCCTATGATAAATACCATGTGAGCATGGATGTCATAATAGAAAATAATACTGATGCAGAGGTTGATTTGGCATATACTATTATTGCGTCTTCTATGATAACACATGAGGGTGAGCCTTCTACAGATATGGCTGCGGTAACTGGTGTGGATATGGAAAATAACAGAATTAAACTGGTCAAAACAGCGCCAAAATCATTTCCTTCACAAAATGAGTCACGTGGCATCGTTTGGACCGGCTCAATGAATAAATATTTTGCGACCGTTTTAAAGCCGGAGTCCAGCAATTGGATTGAATCAGTGAATGCACAAGCCTTTGATGCCCATGGGGCTCTTTCGAATGAAAAAGCTACCCAGGGGGATTTTCTGGTTCGTTTACAAACAAACAATCTTCGCGTTCCTCCACACAATATAATAAAACACACGTATCTATATTTTATCGGACCGAAAAAGGAAGATGTCCTTGTCCAATATGATACCCTGAGTTCATTACTCAGTTATGGTTGGCTGAACTCCATCAGTAAGGCGCTTTTGGGGTTTTTAAATGCGGTTCACCGTGTCATACCTAACTATGGAATTTCCATTATCATATTAACTATTATTATTAAGGCATGCCTGTTCCCGTTAACAAGAAAAAGTCAGGTCTCTATGTTTAAAATGCAGCAGTTACAGCCGTTGATTAATCAATTGAAGGAGAAATACAAGGATAAACAAAGGGTGGGAAAAGAGCAGATGTTGTTATTTAAAAAGCATGGTGTAAACCCCATGAGTGGTTGTTTGCCAATGCTTTTGCAGCTCCCTGTATTTTTTGCGCTTTTCCGCACGTTACAACTTTCCTTTGAAATGAGGCAGGCGCCTTTCGTGCTGTGGATTAATGATCTGTCGAGGCCGGATACCCTGTTATTGCTTCCGTTTACTATCCCCTTCCTTGGTAATACCCTCAATATTTTGCCGCTTATTATGACAGGGGCTTCTTTTGCCCAAATGAAAATTACACCAAAGTCTCCGGCTGCTGACCCGCAGGCGCAGGCACAGCAAAAGATGATGTCGTTTATGCCCATTATGTTTGCCTTTATTTTATATAAAATGCCTTCAGGGCTTACGCTTTATTGGACGACGAGTACAATATTCAGCATTATTGAGAGTATTTTCATTCGAAAATCTACCAAGAAGTTGAAAATAAACCATCCTTGA
- a CDS encoding Trm112 family protein has product MITRELLDILACPLCKVDVRLEGDRIVCTNCGRRYPIKDDIPVMLIDEAELPEEGKKED; this is encoded by the coding sequence ATGATCACCAGGGAATTGCTGGATATCCTTGCTTGCCCGCTTTGTAAGGTAGATGTCAGGCTGGAAGGAGACCGGATTGTCTGTACAAATTGTGGACGAAGATATCCAATAAAAGATGATATACCGGTTATGCTTATAGACGAAGCAGAATTACCGGAAGAAGGAAAGAAGGAAGATTAA
- a CDS encoding segregation/condensation protein A gives MTDEYKIDLDMYNGPVDLLLYLIKKEEVNVYDIPISLITQQYLMYVDTLRILDVNNVGDFLVMAATLMYIKSYMLLPRTEIPIDQEEEDPRSSLVKQLLEYKKFKETSFVLTEKFAEQEKRWIRSYKDFSFSVKDKNEEISLEGVSVWDLLQKFSQLMKQTLPDVPGKVTYDDTPVQVYMNEIMERISCHTKLVFTSLFVDSYERARVIGIFLALLELVRLNKIKIEQPTHYDDIFVTLSPENAMV, from the coding sequence ATGACAGATGAATATAAAATCGATTTGGATATGTATAATGGACCGGTAGATTTACTCCTTTATTTGATAAAGAAGGAGGAGGTCAATGTTTATGATATTCCTATTTCTCTTATTACCCAACAGTATTTAATGTATGTGGACACGCTGCGAATTCTGGACGTGAACAACGTTGGTGATTTTCTGGTTATGGCTGCCACGCTTATGTACATCAAATCGTATATGCTTCTTCCCCGCACGGAAATTCCTATTGATCAAGAGGAGGAAGACCCCCGTTCTTCGCTGGTAAAACAATTGTTGGAGTATAAAAAATTTAAGGAAACATCCTTTGTCTTAACGGAAAAATTTGCTGAACAGGAAAAGAGATGGATACGTTCATACAAGGATTTTTCCTTTAGCGTGAAAGATAAAAACGAAGAGATTTCTCTGGAAGGGGTTAGCGTGTGGGACCTCCTGCAAAAATTTTCTCAACTCATGAAGCAAACACTGCCTGATGTTCCGGGCAAGGTAACGTATGATGATACTCCGGTCCAGGTATACATGAATGAAATCATGGAAAGGATTTCTTGTCATACAAAACTTGTATTTACAAGCCTCTTTGTCGATTCTTATGAAAGGGCCAGGGTGATTGGGATTTTTCTTGCTTTGCTGGAACTGGTCCGCTTGAACAAGATAAAAATAGAACAGCCGACACATTACGATGATATTTTCGTAACGCTTTCCCCTGAAAATGCTATGGTGTAA
- a CDS encoding site-2 protease family protein codes for MANRCGDSTARLQGRLTLNPLAHIDILGALCFVFAGFGWGKPVPINPHNFRNPRRDNMVVSFAGPASNFISAFLFGIIFQLLRTMHFLPMSVSVLLYNLLQMGIIVNLSLAFFNMIPLFPLDGSHILEGLLPYPMARKYKEIERYGPFILLGLIIMGRYSGVSILSMILLPPIQFFLRLFAGL; via the coding sequence ATGGCAAATAGATGTGGTGATTCTACCGCAAGGCTGCAAGGCCGCTTAACGTTAAACCCTTTGGCGCATATAGACATATTGGGCGCGTTGTGTTTTGTCTTTGCGGGTTTTGGCTGGGGCAAACCCGTTCCTATAAATCCTCACAATTTTAGAAATCCTCGAAGGGATAATATGGTTGTATCCTTCGCGGGGCCTGCTTCTAATTTTATTTCCGCATTTTTATTTGGGATAATCTTTCAGTTATTACGCACGATGCATTTTTTGCCAATGAGTGTTTCGGTCCTTCTCTATAATCTCTTACAAATGGGAATCATTGTAAATTTATCCTTGGCTTTTTTCAATATGATACCTTTATTTCCTTTAGACGGGTCTCACATTCTTGAGGGATTGTTGCCCTATCCGATGGCACGGAAATATAAGGAAATAGAGCGCTATGGGCCCTTTATTTTGTTGGGATTGATTATTATGGGAAGGTACTCTGGTGTTTCAATCTTGAGCATGATACTTTTACCGCCGATTCAATTTTTTCTCCGGTTATTTGCCGGTTTATAG